The following coding sequences lie in one Candidatus Eremiobacterota bacterium genomic window:
- the hutU gene encoding urocanate hydratase, giving the protein MSITAGARRVRAPRGAAMSCLGWPQEAALRMLMNNLDPEVAERPDELVVYGGNGRAARSWEAFDAIVSTLRRLKSDETLLVQSGKPVGVFRTHVRAPRVLIANANLVPKWADWSTFRELEAQGLTMYGQMTAGSWIYIGTQGIVQGTYETFAELARKHFGGTLAGRVTLTAGVGGMGGAQPLAVTMNGGICVIVDVDRARLDRRRELGYLDVVVNSRNEALHEAERARREGRALSIGYEANAATEFIELHADGFRPDAVTDQTSAHDLLNGYVPAGLSLTEAAELRAQDAKEYERRALASCGAHVEAMVRFLDAGSVVFDYGNNIRAQAQRAGFARAFDFPGFVPAFIRPLFCRGSGPFRFAALSGDPNDIARCDEKLLELFPDNESLARWIRLARERIAFQGLPARICWLGYGDRAKAGLAFNDLVRSGAVSAPVVIGRDHLDTGSVASPYRETEAMRDGSDAIADWPILNALLNTAAGAHWVSFHHGGGVGIGYSLHAGMVVVADGSDDARERLACVLTTDPGLGVVRHADAGYEIAIETADAKGIDWRL; this is encoded by the coding sequence ATGAGCATAACGGCGGGCGCGCGCCGCGTGCGAGCACCGCGCGGTGCCGCGATGTCGTGCCTGGGGTGGCCACAAGAAGCGGCGCTGCGAATGTTGATGAACAACCTCGATCCCGAGGTTGCCGAACGTCCCGACGAGTTGGTCGTCTACGGCGGTAACGGGCGAGCAGCGCGATCCTGGGAAGCGTTCGATGCGATCGTCTCTACCCTGCGGCGCTTGAAGAGCGACGAAACGCTGCTCGTGCAGAGCGGCAAACCCGTCGGGGTCTTCCGCACGCACGTCCGCGCCCCGCGGGTGCTCATCGCCAACGCGAATCTGGTGCCGAAGTGGGCCGACTGGAGCACCTTCCGCGAGCTCGAGGCGCAAGGACTCACGATGTACGGACAAATGACCGCAGGGTCGTGGATCTACATCGGAACCCAGGGGATCGTTCAGGGAACTTACGAGACCTTTGCCGAGCTCGCGCGCAAACATTTCGGCGGAACGCTCGCCGGCCGGGTTACCTTGACTGCCGGAGTTGGCGGGATGGGTGGCGCACAGCCCCTGGCGGTGACGATGAACGGCGGCATTTGCGTGATTGTCGACGTCGATCGCGCTCGTTTGGATCGGCGGCGCGAGCTAGGGTATCTGGACGTCGTCGTTAATTCGCGAAACGAAGCGCTGCACGAGGCCGAGCGCGCGCGGCGCGAGGGGCGAGCCCTCTCCATCGGCTACGAAGCAAATGCGGCAACCGAGTTTATCGAGCTGCACGCGGATGGCTTTCGTCCGGACGCCGTCACCGATCAAACCTCGGCGCACGACTTGCTCAACGGTTACGTGCCCGCCGGTCTTTCGCTGACCGAAGCAGCCGAGCTGCGCGCGCAGGACGCGAAGGAGTACGAGCGACGCGCATTGGCGAGTTGCGGCGCGCACGTCGAGGCGATGGTTCGATTCCTCGACGCTGGATCGGTCGTTTTCGACTACGGCAACAACATCCGGGCGCAAGCGCAACGCGCCGGCTTCGCCCGCGCCTTCGACTTTCCCGGATTCGTCCCGGCTTTCATTCGCCCGCTTTTCTGTCGCGGCTCGGGCCCGTTCCGCTTCGCCGCCCTCTCGGGCGATCCGAACGACATCGCTCGCTGCGACGAGAAGTTGCTCGAGCTCTTCCCCGACAATGAATCCCTCGCGCGTTGGATTCGTCTCGCGCGCGAGCGTATCGCGTTTCAGGGGTTGCCCGCGCGCATCTGTTGGCTCGGCTACGGCGACCGCGCAAAAGCGGGCCTCGCTTTCAACGATCTCGTGCGAAGCGGGGCCGTCAGCGCGCCGGTCGTCATCGGTCGCGATCATCTCGATACCGGGAGCGTCGCATCGCCCTATCGCGAAACCGAGGCGATGCGCGACGGAAGCGACGCGATCGCCGATTGGCCAATCCTGAACGCGCTGCTGAACACTGCGGCCGGGGCGCATTGGGTGAGTTTCCATCATGGGGGTGGCGTAGGGATCGGCTATAGCTTGCATGCCGGAATGGTGGTCGTCGCCGACGGCAGCGACGACGCGCGCGAACGGCTCGCTTGCGTGCTGACCACCGACCCGGGCCTCGGCGTCGTGCGTCACGCCGACGCGGGCTACGAAATTGCAATCGAAACCGCCGACGCAAAGGGTATCGATTGGCGCCTCTGA
- a CDS encoding amidohydrolase family protein, which translates to MAPLIVRAKTIVTCDTDLPQCGIDFEKLGRIDDAVLEIEAGKFISCYAQPVGTALQKADLDLGDCVIFPGFVDAHAHPLFAGDREPDFVARQRGEPPRLGMSYTVERTREALLDPAAFYDRTIRARLRTILAHGTTTLETKTGYALHKPGESALLDLIAEHKSDPDVPNLVATFLGAHALPPEFVHEEAFVDYLIDQVIPAAVSHGAVYADAFCEPGYFSPEQTRRYLDAARLWGMRLRVHCDEMSYGGAAEMAVQLGVDAVDHCNCIRKYDVAAIAEHGIVTVACPATIAYLDLEQRAPVRALLEAGGMVALGSDYNPGTSPCFNLQTVAFFGRKLFGLSAAEALYGVTRAAAHSLRVDAGRIRAGAPADFVALQIESPDEFGWQFGGNLARLVVKNGVQAAW; encoded by the coding sequence TTGGCGCCTCTGATCGTCCGCGCAAAGACGATCGTTACCTGCGATACCGATTTACCGCAATGCGGGATTGACTTCGAGAAGCTCGGGCGCATCGACGATGCGGTTCTTGAAATCGAAGCAGGAAAATTTATCTCCTGTTACGCGCAGCCGGTTGGAACCGCATTGCAAAAAGCAGACCTCGACCTGGGCGATTGCGTAATCTTCCCCGGCTTTGTCGACGCGCACGCGCATCCGCTCTTTGCCGGCGATCGCGAACCGGATTTTGTCGCCAGGCAGCGCGGCGAACCCCCGCGCCTGGGCATGTCGTACACGGTCGAGCGAACGCGCGAGGCGCTTCTCGACCCGGCGGCCTTCTATGACCGAACGATTCGCGCGCGGCTGCGAACCATTCTCGCCCACGGCACAACGACATTAGAAACAAAAACCGGCTATGCGCTGCACAAGCCCGGAGAATCCGCATTGCTCGACCTGATTGCGGAGCACAAAAGCGACCCCGACGTGCCCAATCTGGTCGCGACCTTTCTGGGTGCCCATGCTTTGCCGCCCGAGTTCGTGCACGAAGAAGCTTTCGTCGACTATCTCATCGATCAGGTGATTCCCGCGGCCGTTTCACACGGTGCCGTTTATGCCGACGCGTTTTGCGAGCCGGGGTACTTTTCGCCCGAGCAAACGCGCCGCTATCTCGATGCAGCACGGCTATGGGGCATGCGCCTGCGCGTCCACTGCGACGAGATGTCGTACGGCGGTGCGGCCGAGATGGCCGTGCAACTCGGCGTCGACGCGGTCGACCACTGCAATTGCATCCGAAAATACGACGTTGCGGCCATCGCCGAACATGGCATCGTTACCGTTGCGTGCCCGGCCACGATTGCCTATCTCGATTTGGAGCAGCGCGCGCCGGTGCGTGCGCTGCTCGAGGCTGGCGGAATGGTGGCGTTGGGAAGCGATTACAATCCGGGGACTTCGCCGTGCTTCAATCTGCAAACCGTGGCGTTCTTTGGGCGCAAGCTCTTCGGACTCTCGGCCGCCGAGGCACTCTATGGCGTCACGCGGGCCGCGGCTCACTCGCTGCGCGTTGATGCCGGCCGAATTCGAGCTGGTGCTCCCGCGGATTTCGTGGCGCTGCAGATCGAGTCGCCCGACGAATTTGGCTGGCAGTTCGGCGGCAACTTGGCACGGCTCGTCGTAAAGAATGGCGTGCAGGCGGCGTGGTAA